CAGCATGTAAAAAGTGAAAATGCTAAACAAAAAGTGCAAAGGAATACCAATTGAGAAGCTTCAAACAAGTTAAAAATGTTAACAAAATAAAGAACAACTCATCCTACCAAACAGAAATGATAAATAAGTACAAAATGGGCATGCATGACTCACCTCTATCATAAGGGATTCATGTTTTTCTCGTAAAGATTGCAATTCCTGTACAGACCAAGAAGTTCAGATATTAGAATGCCAAGCATGTCTCGAAAGAACAGTAACAAAACTCGACCTTTTCCAGATCATCATTTGGCACAACTATTAGTGGTGCATATAGATTAATAATCTCCTTTTGACGGAATTTCCTATTACACTGAGGACACtgcaaaagatgaaaaaaaagaaaagaaaaaaaaaatcagctctGCAGACAACAAGGAATTCTAAGTAATTAACATTAGTTAATATTCAATATAGAGTAACTGAATGTACCTTCCCTATTTTCTTTCCACACTGATGTAGCCATCTCTCTAGGCAAGATCTACCATACACATGTCCACAAGGAATACAACTATATTTAGACAATTAACCCATTAGAACAAATGCAAAGAACTTTTCTTTTAGGATCATAAAAATGCAAAGCCACTAAGCAGTGTCGACAGACAAAATATAGCAAGTCTAACTCAAATTTCAGCTCATGAGACGATTGATCATAGGAACTAATGCTATAGAATACATGTGTATCCATTCCCTCTTAATTATATCCTTCTAGAAAGTCTCTAATATTATTTAGCGCATACTCCCATTTATTGGCCCTAATATCCTATAATTTAGCATACGTTTGAATCACCTGGTCAGCAATTCAACCTGAATTGTCACTTAACCTCAGCTAAAGGTTAAAATCCAATCTAGGTTACAATGCCATCTAAATTTTTCTTTACAGTTTCCTTCACAGTCATCCTACATgtcaggggaaaaaaaatgcaatagtTCTAGTCCTTGCTCACTGTTTACCTCTAAGATAACAAGAACGCAGTCATTAATCTCCTTCTAGGAACCCAGAAATTCCAGCATCAAAGGGCCAAGAAGCTTCATTTCCGTGTTTCAAGCACGATGTTTCGTAACAATTAATGTCGTGCTTGGAGAGATGGCATACAATACGTTTCAAGAAGATTCGAAGAACAAACAGTAATAATAACTCCACGACAATTCCCACATAAAACAAACAAGAACTGTAACAAGAATGTTAATCATCAATTCATGATCAAGATTTTCTTCCTTACCAGACCCTGTGAAGACCCTCGGAAGTCCACATCTCTAAACACACGGGGCAATTGGGGACAGAGGGCTTATCCAACCCAGCCCCATGCGGCGTCCCTGATCCCGCGTTCTCCGACCCTCCACCTCCGTGGCTCTCGCAATCATCCCTTCcctcctcctcaccctcctcatcctcttcttcctcttcatcttcctctctctctgctGCATCTCCCCCTTCGTCCATATCTTCCACATTCGCCATGAACGGCACCACTTCCACCTCCCATCCGTCGCCTCCGTCACCCTCCTCCGGCACCACCATAGCCGGATCCGAGAACGGTAAACCCATGTTTCTCCCGGCGGCGTAGGCGGCGACTAGGGCTTGGTATTCCTCGTAATCGGCGTAGGGATCGTACTCCTCTTCGCTCTCCCTGTTGGGGTCGTACTCCTCGTCGCTCTCGTCTTCGTCCGCTTCTTCTTGGCCGTGAGGTTCCCTTCCTGATTCGCCGGGAGGGTTATTCGACGCCattggagatagagagagagagagaaagcgaaaGCGAAAGCGAAAGCGAAGAGTTTAGGGTTTCTTTCGAGAAGGGGAACCGGAGCGCTTAGGacaggagaaggtgagaggGTGAGAGGTGCGTAGGAGGCGGGAGAGGAAAGAAGCGAAAATGCAAAGTTTGGCGCTGCGAACTCTCCCTGCGTACTCTCCCTGCGTTTATATTTTGCTGGGTTTTCCGATCCCGTTAAAGAAGTGGGCTTTTTGGGCTTTCACTTTGTAAGGATTTGGGCTTTGATCTGAAAAGAACAGTAGCTCGGGCATCGGCATTACCTGtcgatttttctatttttatatctttattttaatctttaatattttctcccttttttttaaataatgagtAATAGTATGGAACTATGgattaaagattttttttcggATAAGCTATGGATATGCCGGTATGCATGCATGAAACCATTGAAAAGAAACAATTAGTTCACCTAGTAGACAAGGCACATCAACAGCTATACGAGGATtcatatgcaatatgaaaatcaATACTCTTCCTAAATATCGACTTTGGTATTGTTTTGTAATGGAGAGCGCGTGCTATAATGGATCAGTTTAAGAATTATAGGATTGGAAGCATATTATGCATTTGTCTCCTGAGATCCAACTGCATAGCCAATCATGAAAACCCAGCCCATGCAACTGGTGATGCACTTGTCTCATGAGATCCAACTGCATAGCGAATCATGAAAACCCAGCCCATGCAACTGGTgagtttttttgagagataggtagcacgctacccgcttcatttatttcatttataaataaacttagctgaaaatgtgaatcaactaggattcgaacttaggacctcaaataccaaccaccaagccttttgtcacttgctctaggaacagttGGTCTTGAGAGAGCTTTTATGTTGGTTCATGTGAGTTTTGTTTTTTCCAAATATCAttacttttcaattttttgtacTGAGGCTCTATTTTGAAGCATGGTGACGGTATGTTTGCAGCGCATATTAATCATTCGAGCGCAAAATTGATTGTTTCGAAATTCAACATAATTCCTTTCAATACGAAAAATGGTTTCTTATAGTGCCTTACCAACTACAATGCCAAACCAGGCCTTAACCATTTGGACAACAGGCCCTTAGAAAAGAGAgttataaaaaaacaaaaataaaaaataaaaaaatcctatGTAGATCTAGTCCACTCGACTTCAATTGGGGCCGATTCATATAGCGCGCCCAATACGAGCCCAATAAGACGATCTCGGTGTCTCCTACTGGACTTGAACTTGGTCGGGCTCGACCCGTTTACACAGTAGACTCATTCGCGCCGACCACTCTCGAGTGCCGTGCTCCACAAGCTAACCAATACGCTTTTCCAGTTAAAAAAAACCCATTAACCCGTTTCACTAAAACCTCTCCACTGCTTCTTCCGTGTTGTTTCTCGGGCTTTCTTCGTCTCCCTCGCGAAGAAGCGAAGTAGATCCcaatctctcctcctcctcctcctcgtcctcctcctcccatggcttctcgcctcctcctctcctctcgcATACGATCCCTCCTCTCCCCTCATCTCcgctcctcctccctcctcctccacccccacccctctcctcctcccccgaaCCGcgatcctctccctctcctcctcctccgccgccccgcgcGCGGCAGCTCCAGAACCGCCGCCTCTGGACCTACGCCCTCACCTTCGGCTGCGTCGCCGGGTTCATCGTCATCGTCCTCAGCAACTTCCAGGACCAGCTCGTCTTCTACATCACCCCCACCGACGCGCTCCAGCGCTTCGCCGAGAATCCCTCGAAGAACCGCTTCCGCCTCGGCGGCCTCGTCCTCGAGGGCTCCGTCGTCCACCCCTCCGCCTCCTCACCCGAGATGGAGTTCGTCGTCACCGATCTCATCACCGACATCCTCGTGCGCTACGAGGGCTCCCTCCCTGACCTCTTCCGCGAGGGCCACTCCGTCGTCGTCGAGGGCTTCTTGCGCCCCTTCTCTGCGGACGTCAACGGTCCCAATCTCGCGGGCCCCAAAGTGTCGGAGAAGGCGAGGAGCATGGAGTGCTTCTTTAAGGCCACCGAGGTGCTCGCCAAGCACGACGAGAAGTACATGCCCAAGGAGGTGGCGGAGGCGCTCGAGAGgaacaagaagaagatggaAGCTGCGGCTGCTGCCGAAGGTTCGGCGGAGAGGAGTTGAAATACCCAACCTTAAACCCTAATTCAGGTTCTTACCAATATTTGATACCTCATCATTCATTTGATTATAAGTTTTGCCGAGCTTGATTAAAAAGTTCTAATTTTAGACCAATTTTTGGGATTCTGCGGCTCCTAGCTGTTGTAATGAGACAATCCACAGTTTTGTActgggaataagaaaaagagatgaTATCATTTTTTGCTTCCCGAGAGGCATAGATGTGGAATTCAGATGTGGTTGGTTGCTTAATGATCTGCAGTAATCGAATAGATATATGATCTTACAAGTTCTTCTTTTGTTATTGCTCGTCGTGATGCGTTCTTGCCCTAAATTGCTGCCCAGGGTTTGCGATTCTTTTTTGGCCTATATGCTATGATTCATTGTATTTTTACTATATAATCCATGTGAAAATGAAAAACTTGACTCTATTCTAGTAGTCCATTTAAGAACTGTAGGCCCATGTAAATAGTGAACACGGCTGGAGTAGGTTTCTTAACTTAAAATTACTTCCCAATTTAGTTATACATTTTTCCTTGATAATATAAGTATGCAAAGAATTTACTTCCCAATTTAGTTATACATTTTTCCTTGATAATATAAGTATGCAAAGAATAAGGTTTTTCCTtgtcttttctccttctctactTGTGAACCTTCTCCTTCCGAgctagattattattattattattattattggcgTAAGGTTTGCTACGCCAGTCATTGTGTGTTAAGTGCTTTATTATccctgtaaaatttttattcagtTGGATCGATAGTGATGTTGTGTATCAACATGTCCACCAAGTAGCATAAATCAACGAGCCCAGGAAACTTGCATGGTATAGAATTCCTTCTGAGAGTTGAAACTGTAGCAGAACTTTTGTGTGGAGCTGATCAAGTTCTGTATTAGGTTTTAACTAAAAACATTGAAGTATAAGTTTTGTGTGGAGGGGTTTCTGTCTGTAAGGTTTTAACTAAAGCTTACTCTTGAGGCCAACTTTGTTGTGCGTAAGAACATAATGTTGCTTTACCGATTGTGTTATTTTACTGTTGTTTTTCATGAAGTCGTGGACTTATAATGGATCTCAGGTTCTTGTTCAGTTCAGAAAATCCAATTTCTGAACAAGGTTTACATTATCATTGATTATGAAATTCAGGGTAAATCTAACTACAGTATGCTCAATTGCCATTTGTTAACTGTACAAGTACAACATCAGAGCTTGAAGTTCTCACAATTTGAGTATCAAGCGTATCCTCCCCATAACATGGTAATATCAAGCTTTTTCCTATATGCATGACCTTATCTCGCTTTTTCCTAAATGCATTACCTTTTCAGGCTTCCTATTCGCTCCCGCTCTTCATGGTTACATATCTTTCTCCAATCCTTTCACATCACCAAATTCACCACAATACCACATGCAAAAGACCAAAATAAATGAAAACCCAACTCATGTCTAAGCCTTTTGACATGCTAGGGTTTTTGTTATTCATACTTGCTTGGAAGTCAAAAAGTTACTCTGTAGCTTATTGTTTTGATGCCGAAGGCCAATAGAGCTAGTTGATGCTCCTACCATGTATTATTAGTCAAAATGTCATTAGGAAGAGGATGATTAAACACCAGTCTGCTTCTATTTTGCAAAGTTTTTTGTCAATCCTATctgaaggaagagagagaatcGTTGCAGGTTTTCGTACTTAGATCAGTTTTGAGACAAGTAGTTTACTCTGAATATAAATGTTCAGAGTCTAGTTTTAGTATGTGAACATGAGTTAATAATGGGTTAACAACCCCAGCGAAGGTAAATTTATAAAGACCTCAAGAGACTCTGGCACATACAGGAGTTTGAACCCTTCTTTTACTTTCAAGTTTTATCCTCTTTGGTCAATATGCTTTCCCGTCCAGTTAAAATGCATATACTAGAGTTCTTGTTTCGAGctgattttgaaatatttgcATAATTGCATGTGTATTGATCCTTTCTGtatcttatttaaaaataaccAGAGCAACTGTCGTTGTTATAACTGTACAGTTTCATGATTGATTAGTGAATGGTTACTTGACTcaatatttttccatttccgAAGGTGCtggaaaattttgattcttttttagGTTTAGCTTTAGCTAGAGAAAACGGAGAAGCATTTGTTACGTAGGCGATTCATTCATCAGGTTGAATCCACTATGCTTTTCCTTTTTGAAGTTTGTTGAATCTTCATCTCGAATATGGTACACCTTGATTTGTCACTTGTTTTTCCTTGTGTGTAATGCTTGAACTCGTACTTCAAAATTATCACAATCAAATGAACGGGTACTGTTATTTCGAGAGATTCTGACCTTCAAAAATTGAAGGATACAGTTAGTAAATTTATGGAGTTAGTtgattcagttttttttttttttttaaaaaaaaaaatttggacttCTTAATCATTCTTAATGATCAGCGCTAGTAAGTTTGAgctcttttttttatccttttctttttaatattgtGGAGAGGAACTATTGTTAAGTGATTTGTATGATTTAGTTGAGAATCTGTATCATCCGACTTCGGGCATCTGTTAGACCTCTGGTCTCTAGATTTACTTGAAGTAGTGTTGGTTGGATACTCCTGTTTTGAATAATAAGGTGTTTACGGGCaacttcagaaaaaaaaaaactatagtcCACAGCACCGGAGCAGGGCAATCTTAAAACTATTGTGTCACCTCTCTTTGAATCATACCTATTGAATCATCTCAATGGAAAATAACTGATTATTTTTGTAGATTGCAGCATTTTGTTGCAAGAAATTGGAGACCAACAACGAAAAATGATGTCAAAGTCGCTAAGAAGTTAATGAACAGGTCTGAAACTCTAATCAATTGGTTTCTTATTTTGGCGTAAAATGTTTCAAAATACGTGGTTAAAATATGGACACATTGAATGAGGCAGAACTTAGAAATTAATAGAGAGAAGGGAGTCCATCTTAGACATGTCTTGGTTCAAACCAGCTCGGGTGCTGTTATACATGTGGTTCAAACCAGTTTACAGGtcaaataaatgaaaagttTTTAAATCCTTTGTTCAAACTTTTCCTTTATTTGACCTAAATCAACTCTCAAGTGGCAAAAAAGAACTCGGACGCACGATCTTAAACAATTaagtaagaaattaaaaaaagttactAGCTGGAGGTTGACCTCAAAAGAAGTGTGAGATTTGATCCCGCGCCATGCTACTGTGATCGTAGACACACCATTTGGACATAATCtttcaaaaactttttttataaaggaaaaaaaatgctcCCAATAGGCAATAATCACATGCATGCTGCTTCCTCAGTCCCTCATTATGTGGGGACTCCAACTGGCCTAAACAGTAATGAAGCTCTTAATCTTAATTAACTGGTTCGTCAAATTTAGATCATGGCAACTTTGAACCCGGTAGTTGATTTATAGTTCGATAACTTTGCTATAATTATAAATCATGTTAAAACTTAGTTTGAGGTAGATGTTACTCCTCCTAATTATTAATCTGATTGAGAGGGTAGTGCAAGGTTGCTTAGAATAATGAATTGCATATTCATAAATAACACTATCCATAGTCTGATTAAGTCCATGGATTTTTCTCTCCTGAAAACTTCAAAGACAGATAAAAACTATTTCACTAGAATAATCGAGCATTTTCAAAATGATATAATTAAGGTAAACACGTACAAAACTTATTAGAACCATGGGTCATTTTAAGTCGGCAattcaatattttcaaaattttaattttaatatttaatctttcaatttatgtaatttgattCAGACATgttgacttcaaattttaaatgtgtcttttatctttataaatttaggTACCATATTTATTTAGCTcttacaactataaattcattaatatAAGCAATtggtttaaatttcaaacaaagTATAATTGACCGGCTCAAATAacataaattttaagaaataaatagtaaaattaaaattttaaaaaatttagacaatCAATTTAAAATGGTATTTGAAATAAGTTCACCTACAATCAATCAATTTACCCACGAAAACGAATGTCCATTATGAAAACATCTTTGCCATTTTTAATTACTAAACACAATATCAAATGGCGTCATAAGATGTATATGATACCACACCCACTGTTGCTTACACAGATGGCAAAGCGTACGAACAATCCATTACAGCAGAATAATTCCCCACCTATAAAAGCATAACGACGTTAGAAAAGTATAAGGACGCATAATAATAAGCATAAATCGGTTTTGGTTTGTGAAAGCGATACTCCTGCTACCAACCGACCCAAAACTACCCAAAAAAGCGATTTCACCAACAAAGAGGTTTAAATTCACAAACTTGCAGGAAAAGCACCCTTTTCTAACTTCCGAAGAGAGATTAAAAATAATCCATTTCAGCTTTTATGCCACcgcaaaagaaggaaaaagaacagTATAGTGACCTGCAAAGTGTAGCATGTGAACCAAGCTCTTGTGAACTCAATTGTTGAATTATTACACACTCCAAATCAATATCTCTCCCCCCTTGTTAAATATTGGTATCAATAGACGAGGACCACAACAACACCCCATTTATTATCATcctctaaaatattaaaaaattaaataaataaatgaataaattatcCCTTCCTctttcccttctcctccttcctttCCCTTCCTCCTCCTTTCCTCAAAATCCTTCTACGTACAGCTTAGTTgaatagttttaataataataataataacaataataaagagTAGTATTAAACAAgtgggtataaaaaaaaaaaaaaaaaaaccacttcTCCTTAATTTTCCCTTGATCTCTACTCCATCCACTTCATCTGAAAATTCCATTTCAACCTCTCTGGgtttcattaatattttgcaGGTGGTTTTAAACTCGGAAAATATGAGCTTCTTCTTCCCCAACCaccactcttcttcttcttcttcctcctcccgcATGAAGCTGCTCCCGAGAAGAACCCACCACTTCCCCcatcatcaccaccaccaccaccagcaCCACCACCATCGGCGTTCCCAATACTTGGAGAAGCTCAAGAAGTACTACAAATGGCTCCTGTggctctccctctccctctaccTCTTCTTCTCCACGGCGACCTCTTCGTCCCCCTCAAAACCACCCCTCGCGCCGCCCTCTCCGACAACCCCATCGCCACAACAACTATTACTAGTAGTACTAGTAGTAATACTAGtgcttcgtcgtcgtcgtcgccgccgctgcGGATCTACGTGTACGATTTGCCGGCGCGGTACAACAGGGACTGGCTGTCGAATCCGCGGTGCGGGAGCCACCTGTTCGCGGCGGAGGTGGCGATCCACGAGGCGCTGCTGGCGCACGGCGACCGCGCCCTGGACCCGGCGGACGCCGACCTGTTCTTCGTCCCCGTCTACGTCTCCTGCAACTTCTCGACCCCCACGGGCCTCCCCTCGCTCCGCCACGCCcgccccctcctctcctccgccgtccgcctcctctcctcccGCTTCCCCTTCTGGAACCTCTCCCGCGGCCGCGACCACCTCTTCGTCGCCTCCCACGACTTCGCCGCCTGCTTCCACCCCATGGAGGacgtcgccgtcgccgacggCATCCCCGATTTCTTAAGGCACTCCATCCTCCTCCAGACCTTCGGCTCCCGCCGCCCCCACCCCTGCCAGCAGGCCGCCCACGTCGTCATCCCTCCCTACGTGTCCCCCGACATCGCCCTCCACCTCCCCCCCGACCCCGCCGCCGTCCCCCGCGACATCTGGGCCTTCTTCCGCGGCAAGATGGAGGTCCATCCCAAGAACATCAGCGGCCGCTTCTACagcaagtatatatatatatattttttttcttttttacctttttttatttaattttaattttgtttatatatatatatataggaaggtGAGGACGGAGATATTGGAGAGGTACGGGGGGAACCCGAGATTTTACTTGAAGCGGAAGCGGTATGCGGGTTATCGGGCGGAGATAGCGCGGTCGGTGTTCTGCCTGTGCCCGCTGGGGTGGGCGCCGTGGAGCCCGCGGCTGGTGGAGGCGGTGGTGCTGGGGTGCGTGCCGGTCGTCATCGCCGACGACATCCGGCTGCCGTTCCCGGAGGTGGTGCGCTGGGAGGAGATATCGCTGGCGGTGCCCGAGCGCGACGTGGCGCGGCTCGAGGCCGTGCTCGACCACGTGGCGGCGACCAACCTCTCCGAGATACAGCGCAACCTGTGGGACCCGGCCAAGCGCCGGGCGCTGCTGTTCCACCGCCCGATGGAGGAGGGCGACGCCACGTGGCAGGCGATGAGGGAGCTGCGCGCCATGCTCGGCCGGTcccggcggaggaggcggccgcGCGGCGAATCCGGAGCCGACACGTGGAGGAGGTAGGATCTTTTCGATGCGCGGTCGCGGtggttgttgtttttttttgttgctgttgttgtggGCATCAGCTGGcctggtttttttttgttttcttggtcTACTCGTCGTGGTCACGACTCACGActcactagagagagagagaggaatgtgGGCCCCGCCTCCCCGCTATACAGTTGTTAGATTAGATAGTACGTGCTGAGTTGGTACTCCAACACgctgtttataaattttttatttaaaaaaaaaaaagaaattcaacaAAAGGACGTGAAGAAGACTAGATCCAttcaacaaaagtaaaaaaaaaaaaaaaacaaaacaaaagccTGGATCTCAATCCGTTTGACGTGTATCTGTCTGTTCTTAGTAGAAGAAAAATGGATGGAGTTTTCACACTTTTCAATTACAAGTCATGGAACCACCTCTGCGGCTCTGCCACTCTATTAttatgatataataataatgatataagAGCAAATCTTGCTAATATATTCGAAAGTAAGTGTACATTTTGTACTTATGTTAGGTAAATTGCAAATTTGGTCCTCCAACTAGGAGAAGTTTGCTCCTTTAgttcttcaattttttatttattacaatTTCTAACTCaaaactgttaaaattattataaacaaACTTCATgattaaatttagttaatcaacTATTAATGTGTCGctaatataaaaatgatataacagtattataattgatgatacatataagatattttattatttttatgtcagCAACATGCCACATTTGGTTAATTAAAGTGGTCGCGAATTTTTATCacaataattctaaaaaatcgACCCAAAACTTATAACAAAATTCAAGTTTAAGAACCAAAGTATCTTGCGCTCTATAGTTTGAAGAGCAAATATGcaattttttcccttttattttttcaagaGACCGTGCACGTACACTAAAATGAATGTAAATCTTACCCCTCTCGTATCCAAGGgccaattttcttttattcttatcAATGTTTTGTTTTAATACTAAAGATTTTGAGTGACAAGATGTGTATCTTACATCTATTGTGGAATGTGCCGGtaatgtttttctcttttcaatccAAAgtctagtttttcttttttttattagtctTATTgctttcgtaatttttttaatactaaaaatttagaagtgTTGTCTacaatttttgaattaaaatttacatgCAAAAGTGACGGGTACAAATAGCATTCCTCTTTATGGTattcttaaatttgaatctgTGCTGTACTGGGCCGGGCTGGGTCGCCTAAAATTAAACCATGGCTCAGGACGGCCCATAATCCGGACTGGGCCGGGACGTGCCGGCCCACGAGTTAGTACTTTTCCTtggatcaaaattttattttttatatatatatatatatatatatatatatatgaatttaatgaGTTTATTAGTTATCAATttctatttatcttattttttgctaaaaagtataattataATTGTTAAAGTTGATAAGTTTATGTAAAATTCTattcaaaaaaatgaaaaggaaaataacAAATACCAAACAAGGAAAGTGTCTTGACCCTACCGAAAAAAAGATAGGGAGATCATaagtaggggtggaactgggccgggcttggaTCGAGTTATACTATACCCGAGCCCGGCCCCAAAAAAATCGGGCTTAGAGTCCGGATTTTacccaatttttaaaaaacttaagaCCCGGCCCAGGCCCAAGTCAaatgcccaatacccatcgggTTTTGTGGAGGCCCACTTGATATATTTGTCACATaacacaaatataaat
This genomic interval from Ananas comosus cultivar F153 linkage group 8, ASM154086v1, whole genome shotgun sequence contains the following:
- the LOC109714036 gene encoding probable glucuronosyltransferase Os03g0107900; the protein is MSFFFPNHHSSSSSSSSRMKLLPRRTHHFPHHHHHHHQHHHHRRSQYLEKLKKYYKWLLWLSLSLYLFFSTATSSSPSKPPLAPASSSSSPPLRIYVYDLPARYNRDWLSNPRCGSHLFAAEVAIHEALLAHGDRALDPADADLFFVPVYVSCNFSTPTGLPSLRHARPLLSSAVRLLSSRFPFWNLSRGRDHLFVASHDFAACFHPMEDVAVADGIPDFLRHSILLQTFGSRRPHPCQQAAHVVIPPYVSPDIALHLPPDPAAVPRDIWAFFRGKMEVHPKNISGRFYSKKVRTEILERYGGNPRFYLKRKRYAGYRAEIARSVFCLCPLGWAPWSPRLVEAVVLGCVPVVIADDIRLPFPEVVRWEEISLAVPERDVARLEAVLDHVAATNLSEIQRNLWDPAKRRALLFHRPMEEGDATWQAMRELRAMLGRSRRRRRPRGESGADTWRSCVRPVQYRKSKVMTRHNHNRPIYGPTCRSHSHLI
- the LOC109714657 gene encoding uncharacterized protein LOC109714657 codes for the protein LSSSPEPRSSPSPPPPPPRARQLQNRRLWTYALTFGCVAGFIVIVLSNFQDQLVFYITPTDALQRFAENPSKNRFRLGGLVLEGSVVHPSASSPEMEFVVTDLITDILVRYEGSLPDLFREGHSVVVEGFLRPFSADVNGPNLAGPKVSEKARSMECFFKATEVLAKHDEKYMPKEVAEALERNKKKMEAAAAAEGSAERS